In Chiloscyllium punctatum isolate Juve2018m chromosome 52, sChiPun1.3, whole genome shotgun sequence, a single genomic region encodes these proteins:
- the LOC140470874 gene encoding histone H2B 1/2-like has product MADEKKAQQASKKGAKKIIKKAPAKGGKRRKRTRKESYSIYIYKVMKQVHPDTGISSKAMSIMNSFVNDIFERIAGEASRLAHYNKRSTISSREIQTAVRLLLPGELAKHAVSEGTKAVTKYTSSKGRTALH; this is encoded by the coding sequence ATGGCTGATGAGAAGAAAGCTCAGCAAGCCTCCAAGAAGGGCGCGAAGAAAATCATCAAGAAGGCGCCAGCGAAGGGCGGCAAGAGGAGGAAAAGGACTAGGAAAGAAAGTTACTCCATCTATATCTACAAAGTGATGAAGCAGGTTCACCCCGACACCGGCATCTCCTCCAAGGCCATGAGCATCATGAACTCGTTCGTCAACGATATTTTCGAGCGTATCGCGGGGGAGGCTTCCCGCCTGGCCCATTACAACAAGCGCAGCACCATCAGCTCCCGGGAGATCCAGACCGCCGTGcggctgctgctgcctggggagCTGGCCAAGCACGCCGTGTCGGAGGGTACAAAGGCGGTGACCAAGTACACCAGCTCCAAGGGAAGGACCGCACTGCACTGA
- the LOC140470995 gene encoding histone H1-like, which translates to MSDSAAAETAPPASAPTKAKAPKKKATAPRQKTSDPELGELILNVIGDIKDRKGASLSAVKKGLERSGIDVGKRNAQIKMSIRRCLANGSLVLVKGQGVSGSFKLPKNPVKAKAGKKTGTSAVAKKPAVKKSPATKVTAKKSPAKKATVKKSPAKKASGKKTASPKKAVSKAAPKKRTLVKKVKKTKGPKAPKPLSKPAKGKAKPKAKGTKTAAKK; encoded by the coding sequence ATGAGCGACAGTGCAGCCGCCGAAACGGCTCCTCCAGCCTCCGCTCCCACTAAAGCCAAGGCTCCCAAAAAGAAGGCGACGGCTCCGAGGCAAAAAACATCCGATCCCGAGTTGGGAGAGCTGATTCTGAATGTTATTGGGGACATCAAGGATCGCAAAGGGGCGTCTCTGTCCGCTGTAAAGAAGGGGCTGGAGAGAAGCGGGATCGATGTGGGAAAGCGAAATGCACAGATCAAGATGAGTATCAGGAGGTGCCTGGCGAACGGCTCCCTTGTTCTGGTCAAGGGCCAGGGCGTCTCCGGCTCCTTCAAACTCCCAAAGAATCCAGTCAAGGCAAAAGCGGGAAAGAAGACGGGAACATCAGCGGTCGCCAAGAAACCGGCCGTGAAGAAATCACCGGCCACGAAGGTGACAGCAAAGAAATCCCCAGCCAAGAAAGCGACAGTCAAGAAATCCCCAGCCAAGAAAGCGAGCGGCAAGAAGACGGCATCGCCAAAGAAAGCGGTGAGCAAAGCAGCGCCAAAGAAACGGACTCTCGTGAAGAAGGTGAAAAAGACCAAGGGCCCTAAAGCCCCCAAACCCCTCAGCAAACCGGCTAAAGGCAAGGCCAAGCCCAAAGCGAAAGGGACCAAGACAGCAGCAAAGAAATGA
- the LOC140470925 gene encoding histone H2B 1/2-like, whose product MTPSVYKEGAPRPLSFILCLTVSGAMANEKKSQQASKKGAKKIIKKAPAKGGKRRKRTRKESYSIYIYKVMKQVHPDTGISSKAMSIMNSFVNDIFERIAGEASRLAHYNKRSTISSREIQTAVRLLLPGELAKHAVSEGTKAVTKYTSSK is encoded by the exons ATGACGCCATCAGTCTATAAAGAGGGAGCTCCTAGGCCGCTTTCCTTTAttctgtgtctgacagtgagcGGTGCTATGGC taatgaAAAGAAATCCCAGCAAGCCTCTAAGAAGGGCGCGAAGAAAATCATTAAGAAGGCGCCAGCGAAGGGCGGTAAGAGGAGGAAAAGGACTAGGAAAGAAAGTTACTCCATCTACATCTACAAAGTGATGAAGCAGGTTCACCCCGACACCGGCATCTCCTCCAAGGCCATGAGCATCATGAACTCGTTCGTCAACGATATTTTCGAGCGTATCGCGGGGGAGGCTTCCCGCCTGGCCCATTACAACAAGCGCAGCACTATCAGCTCCCGGGAGATCCAGACCGCCGTGcggctgctgctgcccggggagCTGGCCAAGCACGCCGTGTCGGAGGGTACAAAGGCGGTGACCAAGTACACCAGCTCCAAGTGA
- the LOC140470731 gene encoding histone H2A type 2-B-like, which produces MSGRGGKSSGKSRSKAKSRSSRAGLQFPVGRVHRLLRKGNYAERVGAGAPVYLAAVLEYLTAEILELAGNAARDNKKTRIIPRHLQLAVRNDEELNKLLGGVTIAQGGVLPNIQAVLLPKKTAAKK; this is translated from the coding sequence ATGTCTGGAAGAGGAGGGAAAAGCAGTGGGAAATCTCGCTCCAAGGCGAAGTCTCGGTCGTCCCGGGCTGGCCTGCAGTTCCCGGTGGGCCGTGTTCACAGGCTCCTGAGAAAGGGTAACTATGCTGAGCGTGTGGGTGCCGGAGCGCCGGTCTATCTGGCTGCGGTGCTGGAGTATCTGACGGCTGAAATCCTGGAGCTGGCCGGCAACGCGGCCCGGGACAACAAGAAGACCCGCATCATCCCCAGGCACCTACAGCTGGCCGTGCGCAACGACGAGGAGCTCAACAAGCTGCTGGGAGGGGTGACCATCGCTCAAGGCGGGGTGCTGCCTAATATCCAGGCCGTGCTGCTGCCCAAGAAAACCGCCGCTAAAAAGTGA
- the LOC140470746 gene encoding histone H4, with the protein MSGRGKGGKGLGKGGAKRHRKVLRDNIQGITKPAIRRLARRGGVKRISGLIYEETRGVLKVFLENVIRDAVTYTEHAKRKTVTAMDVVYALKRQGRTLYGFGG; encoded by the coding sequence ATGTCTGGAAGAGGTAAAGGAGGCAAAGGCCTGGGAAAAGGCGGAGCGAAGCGGCACCGCAAAGTGCTCCGTGATAACATCCAGGGCATCACCAAACCAGCCATCCGGCGCCTGGCTCGCCGTGGCGGGGTCAAGCGCATCTCGGGCTTGATCTACGAGGAGACCCGCGGGGTGCTGAAGGTTTTCCTGGAGAATGTGATCAGGGATGCGGTCACCTACACTGAGCACGCCAAGCGCAAGACGGTCACTGCCATGGATGTGGTGTACGCTCTGAAACGTCAGGGCCGCACTCTCTATGGATTCGGCGGCTGA